In the genome of Bacillus sp. S3, one region contains:
- a CDS encoding saccharopine dehydrogenase family protein yields MNKVVVLGATGTIGKVIVKDLVESNVEVIAADLELNKLEELKKWTNHRISIIPLNIKDEEKTKDVLRQGNVCVNATNYVFNIDVMKAAAAVGVNILDLGGLFKRTNEQLKLDNEMKAADILSIVGMGSDPGTSNVFSRYGVEKLDAAEEIHIRYGSTTSGATFAFAIDTIIDEAAKNALVVRDGRLLEIPPLADEEYTGFHEEIGVQKTYSIIHSELATLPVSFPSVQQITYKDTWDPATIEKLKILDSLGLLETKPVEIAGNSVVPRRQTVSLLQTVLSAKEEPQWGKDALLVEVKGMKDGNRASVKLELVTDYQEDWGVSATQYATAIPASIVAQMLLKGEVTEKGVKPPEQCIDPEKFLSYLKQKNVELYITYSETKKNSIVFA; encoded by the coding sequence ATGAATAAAGTAGTTGTTTTAGGTGCTACAGGAACGATTGGGAAAGTAATAGTAAAGGATTTAGTGGAAAGTAATGTAGAGGTAATTGCAGCAGATTTAGAGCTAAATAAATTAGAAGAGTTAAAGAAATGGACAAATCATAGAATTTCCATTATCCCCTTGAATATTAAAGATGAAGAAAAAACAAAGGACGTCCTTCGGCAGGGAAATGTGTGCGTGAATGCTACAAATTATGTTTTTAACATTGATGTAATGAAAGCGGCTGCAGCTGTAGGAGTGAATATCCTCGATTTAGGTGGACTTTTTAAACGGACAAATGAACAATTAAAACTTGATAACGAAATGAAAGCGGCTGATATTTTATCTATCGTTGGAATGGGTTCTGACCCTGGAACTTCCAATGTTTTTAGCCGTTACGGTGTAGAGAAGTTAGATGCTGCAGAAGAAATTCACATTCGTTATGGATCGACAACATCAGGTGCTACATTCGCATTTGCCATTGATACGATTATCGATGAAGCCGCGAAAAATGCATTAGTTGTAAGAGATGGAAGACTCCTGGAAATTCCTCCGCTGGCTGATGAAGAATATACTGGTTTTCATGAAGAAATTGGCGTTCAAAAAACATACTCGATCATCCATTCAGAATTAGCAACATTACCTGTTAGCTTTCCGAGTGTTCAACAAATTACGTATAAAGATACTTGGGATCCTGCTACCATTGAAAAATTAAAAATACTAGATTCATTAGGTCTGCTAGAAACAAAGCCTGTAGAAATTGCCGGAAATAGCGTGGTGCCTAGACGCCAAACCGTTTCATTGCTTCAAACAGTCTTATCTGCAAAGGAAGAGCCACAGTGGGGGAAAGATGCTTTATTGGTGGAAGTAAAAGGAATGAAGGATGGTAATAGGGCATCTGTAAAATTAGAGCTGGTTACAGATTACCAAGAAGATTGGGGCGTTAGCGCTACTCAATATGCAACAGCCATTCCCGCTTCAATTGTTGCGCAAATGCTGCTCAAAGGTGAAGTGACAGAAAAAGGCGTTAAACCACCAGAGCAGTGTATTGACCCTGAGAAATTTTTATCCTATCTAAAACAGAAAAATGTTGAGTTGTACATTACGTATAGTGAAACGAAAAAGAATAGTATTGTTTTTGCGTAA
- a CDS encoding aldehyde dehydrogenase family protein — translation MYIDGEWQFGSSGKTRVIKNPATEEVIATVTEGAAEDVCRAVEAAHRAFYERGWMASKARDRAAILYQLADRLEEKIEEFALLETLNNGKSIHDSIYDINDAVNQFRFYAGLATKPHGQVYDVPDEIQAMVIAEPIGVVGQIVPWNYPLLMATQKIAPALAAGCTVVIKPAEQTPLTLIRLFELIDEIGFPNGVINLVLGAGSVVGAELSSNPLVDKISFTGGTATGKIIMKTAADTIKKVSLELGGKSPLIVFEDADFETAVDYASFAIFANQGQVCSAGSRLLLQQSIYEKFVTELVKKAKAIKIGPGIDESTDMGPLISEVQLNRVLGYIDIGIKEGARVLCGGNKLNRQGYFIEPTIFTDTTPEMRIVQEEIFGPVLVIQKFKTEEEAIRLANGTNYGLAGGVFTTDSARAMRVIRKLRAGITWINTYHNTFNEAPWGGYKQSGIGRDLGTYGFQEYLEMKQVNINLDIKPIGWLKAENK, via the coding sequence ATGTATATTGATGGTGAATGGCAATTTGGTAGTAGTGGTAAAACGAGAGTAATTAAAAATCCCGCCACTGAGGAAGTTATTGCTACTGTTACAGAGGGTGCTGCTGAAGATGTATGCAGGGCTGTTGAAGCAGCTCATAGAGCATTTTATGAAAGGGGCTGGATGGCGAGTAAAGCAAGGGACAGGGCCGCAATTCTGTATCAGCTTGCTGACCGATTAGAGGAGAAAATTGAGGAATTTGCCTTATTAGAAACCTTAAATAATGGTAAATCTATCCATGATTCAATCTATGATATAAATGATGCCGTTAACCAGTTCCGCTTTTATGCTGGATTAGCTACAAAACCCCATGGTCAAGTTTACGACGTTCCAGATGAGATCCAGGCTATGGTCATTGCCGAACCGATAGGAGTTGTCGGACAGATTGTTCCTTGGAATTATCCATTGCTAATGGCAACACAAAAAATTGCACCAGCCCTTGCTGCAGGATGCACAGTGGTCATTAAGCCAGCTGAACAGACACCACTTACTCTGATTCGTCTATTTGAACTAATTGATGAAATAGGATTTCCAAATGGGGTAATTAATTTAGTTCTGGGAGCTGGTTCTGTTGTTGGTGCAGAATTGAGCAGTAACCCATTGGTGGATAAAATTTCCTTCACAGGTGGAACTGCCACAGGGAAAATTATTATGAAAACGGCTGCTGATACAATTAAAAAGGTAAGTTTAGAATTAGGTGGAAAATCCCCTTTAATTGTGTTTGAAGATGCAGATTTTGAAACTGCTGTTGATTATGCCTCATTTGCGATTTTTGCTAACCAAGGACAAGTGTGCTCGGCTGGTTCCCGTCTTCTGTTACAGCAAAGTATTTACGAGAAGTTTGTCACTGAATTAGTAAAGAAAGCCAAAGCGATTAAAATTGGTCCAGGAATTGATGAGAGTACTGATATGGGGCCACTTATATCCGAAGTGCAGCTAAATCGAGTTTTAGGATACATTGATATAGGGATTAAAGAAGGTGCACGTGTTTTATGCGGCGGAAACAAATTGAATCGACAAGGGTATTTTATCGAACCTACTATTTTTACTGATACCACTCCTGAAATGCGAATTGTTCAAGAGGAAATTTTTGGTCCAGTCCTCGTCATCCAAAAGTTTAAAACAGAAGAGGAAGCGATCCGCTTGGCAAATGGTACAAATTATGGTCTGGCGGGAGGAGTTTTTACTACGGATTCTGCTCGGGCAATGAGAGTGATTCGTAAATTAAGAGCCGGAATCACATGGATTAACACCTATCATAATACTTTTAATGAAGCACCGTGGGGAGGCTATAAACAAAGCGGTATAGGACGAGATCTAGGAACTTACGGTTTCCAAGAATATTTGGAAATGAAACAGGTCAATATCAATTTAGATATTAAACCGATTGGCTGGTTAAAAGCAGAAAATAAATAG
- a CDS encoding aldehyde dehydrogenase family protein, which produces MMKKKLFINGKWLEAKNYAPLRSPYSGEVIAEIPSATIEEVDMALAAAYEARKVMAAMPSHQRAKILENIANLLEKRASEAAEIIAAEAAKPISTAQGEVARTIQTYKFAAEEAKRIKGETIPMDAAQGGEGRIAYTVREPLGVIGAITPFNFPMNLVAHKVGPAIASGNSVVLKPATQTPLSAYFLAELIEEAGLPAGAFNVITGSGALIGEKIVTDDRIQKISFTGSPAVGIGIRNKAGLKRVTLELGSNAAVIIDNGVNLDKLISRCVSGAFAFQGQVCISLQRIYVHEEMYENFVEKFIAETKTLKIGDPLDPTTDVSALISSKDVERTLQWIRDAEHSGAKVALGGTSEGNILLPTILLEADSCLKVSCQEVFAPIVLINKIKSVGEGIDRVNDSKYGLQAGVYTDNIFTALDAAEKLHVGGVMINDIPTYRVDHMPYGGVKESGIGREGVKYAIEEMTEQKLVVFNRN; this is translated from the coding sequence ATGATGAAGAAGAAGTTATTTATTAATGGAAAATGGTTAGAGGCAAAAAACTACGCGCCTTTACGTTCTCCCTATAGTGGGGAAGTAATTGCAGAGATCCCGTCAGCGACGATTGAAGAAGTTGACATGGCATTGGCTGCGGCTTATGAAGCTAGAAAAGTTATGGCTGCAATGCCAAGTCATCAACGCGCCAAGATTTTGGAAAATATCGCAAACTTGCTGGAAAAAAGAGCATCTGAAGCAGCAGAAATCATTGCTGCCGAAGCGGCTAAACCGATCTCGACAGCCCAGGGAGAGGTGGCACGTACGATACAAACGTATAAATTTGCTGCGGAAGAGGCAAAGCGTATTAAAGGGGAAACCATACCAATGGATGCTGCGCAAGGCGGAGAGGGAAGGATCGCGTACACAGTGCGTGAACCACTGGGTGTTATCGGGGCGATCACTCCATTTAACTTTCCAATGAATCTTGTGGCCCATAAGGTGGGCCCAGCGATTGCATCAGGCAATTCGGTTGTATTGAAACCTGCAACACAAACACCGCTATCCGCTTATTTCCTTGCTGAACTAATTGAAGAAGCCGGGCTGCCAGCAGGTGCATTCAATGTAATCACGGGAAGTGGGGCGTTAATAGGTGAAAAAATTGTTACAGATGATCGAATTCAAAAAATTTCTTTTACTGGAAGTCCTGCAGTTGGAATTGGCATCCGCAATAAAGCAGGATTAAAGCGGGTTACGCTTGAACTCGGTTCAAATGCCGCGGTGATCATAGATAATGGAGTAAATCTTGATAAATTAATATCACGGTGTGTGTCTGGAGCATTTGCTTTCCAAGGTCAGGTTTGTATCTCCCTGCAAAGAATTTATGTCCATGAAGAAATGTATGAAAATTTTGTAGAAAAGTTCATTGCTGAGACGAAGACATTAAAAATTGGCGATCCACTTGATCCAACAACAGATGTTTCAGCCTTAATTAGTTCAAAGGATGTTGAGCGGACGCTCCAATGGATTCGAGATGCGGAACATAGCGGAGCGAAAGTGGCATTAGGAGGGACGTCAGAAGGGAATATTTTATTGCCTACCATTCTATTAGAGGCAGATTCTTGTCTAAAAGTTTCTTGCCAGGAAGTGTTTGCCCCAATTGTGTTAATTAATAAAATTAAATCAGTCGGTGAAGGAATTGATCGTGTAAATGATTCCAAATATGGCCTCCAAGCAGGCGTTTATACAGATAATATCTTTACGGCACTTGATGCTGCAGAAAAGCTTCATGTAGGTGGAGTGATGATTAATGATATTCCTACTTACCGCGTGGATCATATGCCATACGGTGGCGTAAAAGAAAGTGGGATTGGCAGGGAAGGCGTGAAGTATGCCATTGAAGAAATGACTGAGCAAAAGCTTGTTGTATTTAATCGGAACTAA
- a CDS encoding aspartate aminotransferase family protein, with protein MTRSNELVQELIDLDKKHFFHPTSPIKQQQEQGPAFIFTEGKGIHLFDVAGNKVIDGMSSLWNVNVGHGREELAKAAMEQMTKLAYSSCFATFSNEPAIRLAAKLAQVAPGDLSVTFFTSGGSEANDTAYKLARHYWILKGKPNRKKIISRTKSYHGVAMGSTSATGLKAFRDFTNSLAPDFLYVDHFSSKSLLETIEAEGADTIAAFIAEPVQGAGGVHVAPDHYFQEVRQICDEYGILFITDEVITGFGRTGKYFGIEHYGVVPDMMCFAKGVSSGYAQLGGVMISSRLYKEFTELSNGTLLHGYTYSGHPTACAVALKNLEILEQEHLIENAQFIGQELLKGFQWLHGERYIIGKVKGLGLMAGIEFVKDQNKNENFSTPVSPAVVNEAAKRGLICRAVVLDGQDILVFAPPLTINKEEIGKVIEILNDSIKAIEKNVFESLATKE; from the coding sequence ATGACAAGAAGCAATGAATTAGTTCAAGAATTAATCGATTTAGATAAAAAGCATTTTTTTCATCCCACATCACCAATTAAACAGCAACAAGAACAAGGACCAGCCTTTATTTTTACAGAAGGGAAAGGAATTCATCTTTTTGATGTTGCAGGGAATAAAGTGATAGATGGAATGTCTTCACTTTGGAATGTGAATGTAGGGCATGGGAGGGAAGAGTTAGCAAAAGCTGCGATGGAGCAAATGACAAAACTTGCTTATAGCTCATGCTTTGCGACCTTTAGTAATGAGCCGGCAATTCGCTTAGCGGCGAAACTCGCTCAGGTTGCTCCGGGGGATTTAAGTGTAACTTTTTTTACTTCCGGCGGATCCGAGGCAAACGATACTGCCTATAAATTAGCTCGTCATTACTGGATATTAAAGGGAAAGCCAAATCGAAAAAAGATCATTTCTAGAACGAAATCCTACCATGGAGTTGCAATGGGATCCACTAGCGCTACTGGTTTGAAAGCTTTTAGAGATTTTACGAATTCATTAGCTCCTGATTTTCTATATGTAGACCATTTTTCTTCAAAATCATTACTTGAGACGATTGAAGCAGAAGGTGCAGATACGATTGCGGCTTTTATTGCGGAACCAGTACAGGGGGCAGGAGGCGTTCACGTAGCACCCGACCATTATTTTCAAGAAGTACGTCAAATTTGTGATGAGTATGGAATTTTATTTATTACCGATGAGGTCATTACTGGATTTGGCCGTACAGGAAAATACTTTGGAATCGAGCATTACGGAGTCGTGCCTGACATGATGTGCTTTGCTAAAGGAGTATCAAGCGGCTATGCTCAACTAGGGGGGGTAATGATTTCAAGTCGGCTGTATAAAGAATTTACCGAACTATCCAATGGTACTCTTTTACATGGATACACGTATAGCGGGCACCCAACGGCATGTGCAGTGGCATTGAAAAACCTAGAAATTTTAGAACAGGAACATTTAATTGAAAACGCACAATTTATAGGACAGGAATTACTTAAAGGATTTCAATGGCTTCACGGAGAAAGATATATCATAGGCAAAGTAAAGGGACTTGGTCTAATGGCTGGTATTGAGTTTGTAAAAGATCAAAATAAGAATGAAAATTTTTCAACACCAGTTTCCCCTGCTGTCGTGAACGAGGCAGCAAAGCGGGGACTTATTTGTCGGGCAGTCGTTTTAGATGGTCAAGATATTCTAGTATTTGCACCACCATTAACGATAAACAAAGAAGAGATTGGAAAAGTCATCGAGATTTTGAACGATTCTATCAAGGCTATCGAAAAAAATGTTTTTGAAAGTCTCGCGACAAAAGAGTGA
- a CDS encoding sigma-54 interaction domain-containing protein: protein MELNKIIETSNNNITITDENGIIQRSHPGHWSIYGMEPGSYIGKSVYELEKEGLLSPSINAIVLKEKKPVRIMQHTKTGHVVMSTGYPIFDKEGRLVRVVSYSQDQTEIWKLKEEYEQLQRKLKGYQTEVEDLREKEFGFQSILARSNTMQQIIKTINNVAKTDATILFLGPSGVGKSTLARAIHNQSNRSKEPFIEVNCSTIPESLFESEMFGYETGAFTGANKKGKQGLIEQADSGTLFLDEIGELSLALQAKLLKVLQEKKMVRIGGNKELLLDFRLITATNQDLEDMVKKGKFRLDLFYRLNVVPIQIPSLSDRNDDIPILIQHYVEKINEKYQTLKKFHPSTYELLMHYEWPGNIRELENLIERLILTTEAPMIYPSHLPPAIRGNFEQTEDHHDLISKEEVEGKLNLKNTLEEVEKQLIEKAYKRCQTTYQMAEYLGISQPSVIYKLKKYKDQFDH from the coding sequence ATGGAGTTAAATAAAATTATTGAAACGTCGAACAACAATATAACCATTACTGATGAAAATGGAATTATTCAACGCTCCCACCCCGGTCATTGGTCGATTTATGGGATGGAGCCTGGTTCGTATATAGGCAAATCTGTATACGAACTAGAAAAAGAAGGTCTTCTCTCCCCTTCCATTAATGCCATTGTTTTAAAAGAAAAAAAGCCAGTTCGTATTATGCAGCATACGAAAACAGGTCACGTTGTGATGTCTACGGGATACCCTATATTTGATAAAGAGGGCCGCCTTGTTAGAGTAGTAAGTTATAGTCAAGACCAGACGGAAATATGGAAACTAAAGGAGGAGTATGAGCAATTACAACGAAAATTAAAGGGATATCAAACAGAGGTGGAGGACCTAAGGGAAAAAGAATTTGGTTTTCAATCCATTCTAGCTAGAAGTAATACCATGCAGCAAATAATAAAAACAATTAATAATGTTGCAAAAACGGATGCTACGATTCTGTTTTTAGGTCCATCAGGAGTTGGAAAAAGCACACTTGCTCGTGCCATCCATAATCAGAGCAACCGAAGTAAAGAACCCTTTATCGAAGTCAATTGCAGCACAATCCCTGAAAGCTTATTTGAATCAGAAATGTTTGGCTATGAAACCGGTGCGTTTACGGGAGCAAATAAAAAAGGAAAGCAAGGATTAATTGAACAAGCGGATAGTGGAACATTATTCTTGGATGAGATTGGAGAACTCTCACTTGCTCTCCAAGCTAAATTACTAAAGGTTCTGCAAGAAAAAAAGATGGTAAGAATTGGCGGGAATAAAGAGCTTCTCCTTGATTTTCGGTTAATTACTGCCACAAATCAAGATTTAGAAGATATGGTGAAAAAGGGTAAATTTAGGTTGGATTTATTCTATCGTTTGAATGTCGTGCCTATACAAATCCCATCATTATCAGATCGAAACGATGATATCCCTATTCTCATTCAACATTATGTTGAAAAGATAAATGAGAAATATCAAACGCTAAAAAAGTTTCACCCGTCTACCTATGAATTATTAATGCATTATGAATGGCCAGGAAATATTCGAGAACTTGAAAATTTAATCGAGCGATTAATCCTGACAACGGAAGCACCGATGATATATCCTTCACATCTCCCTCCTGCCATACGGGGAAATTTCGAGCAGACAGAAGATCATCATGACCTTATTAGTAAGGAGGAAGTAGAAGGAAAACTAAATTTAAAAAACACCTTAGAAGAAGTCGAAAAGCAATTAATTGAAAAAGCATACAAACGCTGCCAAACGACATATCAAATGGCCGAATATCTAGGAATCAGTCAACCCTCTGTCATTTACAAATTAAAGAAATATAAGGATCAGTTTGATCATTAA
- a CDS encoding glycine betaine ABC transporter substrate-binding protein — protein MNIPKIPLGDWVDALVRWVTVALSGFFSVITTAIESLLDIIVSVLSAGPPIILIIILTLLVIYTSRWPVGIFALISLLLIDNLGYWDSSIQTIAIVLLSGLLTIIIGIPVGIWCAQRKTVHRIVTPILDFMQTMPAFVYLIPSILFFGIGVVPGIIASFIFAIAPTIRMTNLGIKEVPNDLIEAADAFGSSNSQKLFKVQLPIATPTIMAGVNQSIMLALSMVVTASLVGAPGLGADVYRAVSQIDVGKGFEAGLSIVFIAVILDRISQNLRNPAYENMFKKKFAFSILAVLIIVTAIVTGVTKDTAKNKDGNSIGAQTDFHIIGIEPGAGIMTQANNAIKEYKLDNWELAEGSSAAMAAELKKAYDHKKPIIVTGWAPHWMFSTYDLKFLKDPNKSFGEVEDIHTIVRIGLEQDATGAYTILDQFNWEPADMEKVMVDIKGGMDPVEAADKWIKANGNKVAQWTNGANPGNGEKINLVYVAWDTEIASTNVIAKVLEQHGYEVKLSQVEVGPMFAGVANGSADAMVAAWLPSTHKEFYKQYKNDFVDLGTNLHGTRNGLVVPKYMDIDSIEDLK, from the coding sequence ATGAATATACCGAAAATCCCTTTAGGAGATTGGGTAGACGCTCTGGTCAGGTGGGTCACCGTTGCCCTCTCAGGATTTTTTTCCGTGATAACCACCGCCATCGAATCCTTATTAGATATCATAGTAAGTGTTTTAAGTGCGGGTCCACCTATCATCTTAATCATCATCTTAACTCTGTTAGTCATCTATACCAGCAGATGGCCAGTAGGAATTTTTGCGCTCATTAGCTTGCTCTTGATTGATAATCTCGGTTATTGGGATTCCAGTATTCAAACCATTGCGATTGTATTATTATCAGGATTACTTACCATTATCATCGGGATCCCTGTTGGAATCTGGTGTGCGCAACGAAAAACGGTACATCGAATCGTAACGCCGATTTTGGACTTTATGCAGACCATGCCGGCATTTGTCTATTTAATTCCTTCTATATTATTTTTTGGAATCGGGGTGGTACCGGGAATTATTGCCTCGTTTATTTTTGCGATTGCACCAACGATCCGAATGACCAATCTGGGCATTAAGGAAGTCCCGAATGATTTAATTGAAGCAGCAGATGCATTTGGTTCCAGCAACAGTCAAAAATTATTTAAGGTTCAATTACCAATTGCCACACCAACGATTATGGCCGGGGTCAACCAAAGCATTATGCTGGCCCTTTCAATGGTGGTGACGGCATCATTAGTCGGTGCCCCGGGGCTGGGGGCAGATGTTTACCGGGCTGTCAGTCAAATTGACGTCGGAAAAGGTTTCGAAGCGGGATTATCCATTGTGTTTATCGCCGTTATTCTCGACCGGATTTCGCAAAACTTACGGAATCCAGCTTATGAGAATATGTTCAAGAAAAAATTCGCCTTTTCGATTTTAGCTGTTCTGATTATCGTGACAGCGATTGTAACAGGAGTTACAAAAGATACGGCAAAAAATAAAGACGGCAACAGCATTGGTGCCCAAACGGATTTTCACATTATCGGGATTGAACCCGGTGCGGGAATAATGACACAAGCGAATAACGCTATCAAGGAGTATAAGCTGGATAATTGGGAGCTGGCAGAAGGTTCATCTGCCGCCATGGCAGCTGAATTAAAGAAAGCTTATGATCATAAGAAACCTATTATTGTCACCGGATGGGCACCTCATTGGATGTTCTCAACTTACGATCTTAAATTTTTGAAAGACCCAAATAAATCCTTTGGGGAAGTTGAAGATATTCATACCATTGTAAGAATAGGACTGGAACAGGATGCGACAGGTGCCTACACAATCCTCGACCAATTTAACTGGGAACCAGCTGATATGGAAAAAGTGATGGTGGATATAAAAGGCGGGATGGACCCAGTTGAAGCAGCGGATAAATGGATTAAAGCTAACGGAAACAAAGTGGCGCAATGGACAAATGGTGCCAATCCAGGTAATGGAGAAAAAATCAATCTTGTCTATGTTGCTTGGGATACAGAAATCGCAAGTACAAATGTCATCGCGAAGGTTCTAGAGCAGCATGGCTATGAAGTGAAATTAAGCCAAGTGGAGGTTGGTCCTATGTTTGCCGGTGTGGCCAACGGAAGCGCAGACGCTATGGTGGCCGCCTGGCTGCCTAGTACCCATAAAGAATTTTATAAGCAGTATAAAAACGATTTTGTTGATTTAGGAACCAACCTCCATGGAACCAGGAATGGATTGGTTGTGCCAAAGTATATGGACATTGATTCAATAGAAGATTTGAAGTAG
- a CDS encoding glycine betaine/L-proline ABC transporter ATP-binding protein, with protein MNPYIEVRSVSKIFGNNSKPAIELLKQGKTKKEILKATGQTVGVKNVSFEIYPGEIFVIMGLSGSGKSTLIRMFNRLIEPTIGEIRIENEDIVKMSEVRLREVRQKKISMVFQNFALFPHKTIVENTEYGLEIQKVPAEQRRKTALSALEIVGLKGYENQLPKQLSGGMQQRVGLARALASNTAVILMDEAFSALDPLIRKDMQDELLEIQEKYKKTIIFITHDLDEALRIGDRIALMKDGSIIQLGTPEQILMSPANEFVEKFVEDVDLSKILTASHVMKRAEKIAFDRGPRVALEIMRKQGYSSIFVVDRHRKLLGAITAEQARQAIEQDQTIRDVMTTNIPTVSGETLLTDLMDVMATSLLPISVIDEENRLQGIVIRGAVIGALAGNKDSLNDLESE; from the coding sequence ATGAATCCTTACATTGAGGTCAGAAGTGTCTCTAAGATTTTTGGTAATAATTCGAAACCTGCGATTGAACTATTGAAACAGGGTAAGACCAAAAAGGAAATTTTGAAAGCAACAGGTCAGACAGTTGGGGTGAAAAATGTTTCCTTTGAAATTTATCCCGGTGAAATTTTTGTCATCATGGGTTTGTCTGGAAGTGGGAAATCCACATTAATACGAATGTTTAACAGGCTGATTGAACCGACAATCGGAGAAATACGGATCGAGAATGAAGATATCGTGAAGATGAGTGAGGTAAGACTGAGGGAAGTCAGACAGAAAAAGATTAGCATGGTGTTTCAAAACTTTGCGCTGTTTCCTCATAAAACGATTGTGGAAAATACAGAATATGGGCTGGAAATACAGAAAGTTCCGGCTGAACAGCGCCGGAAAACAGCGCTTAGTGCGCTCGAAATTGTTGGTTTGAAAGGTTACGAAAACCAGCTGCCTAAACAATTGAGCGGCGGCATGCAGCAACGGGTTGGACTGGCCAGGGCTCTTGCAAGTAACACGGCAGTAATTTTGATGGACGAGGCCTTCAGTGCACTGGATCCACTAATCCGGAAAGATATGCAGGATGAATTGCTGGAAATCCAAGAGAAATACAAGAAAACGATTATCTTTATCACCCATGATTTAGATGAAGCCCTGCGCATCGGCGACCGGATTGCCTTGATGAAGGATGGCAGTATCATTCAGCTGGGAACACCTGAACAAATTTTGATGAGTCCCGCCAATGAATTTGTCGAGAAGTTTGTAGAAGACGTTGATTTATCCAAAATATTAACCGCCTCTCATGTGATGAAACGGGCTGAAAAAATCGCTTTCGATCGAGGGCCGCGGGTAGCGTTGGAAATTATGCGGAAGCAGGGATACTCCAGCATTTTTGTCGTTGACCGCCATCGGAAACTTCTGGGCGCCATTACTGCTGAGCAGGCACGGCAGGCCATTGAACAGGATCAAACCATTAGGGATGTCATGACAACCAATATTCCAACTGTCTCTGGTGAAACATTACTGACTGATCTAATGGATGTTATGGCCACATCGCTACTGCCGATCTCCGTTATCGATGAAGAAAACAGATTACAAGGAATTGTCATTCGCGGCGCCGTCATCGGGGCTTTGGCAGGAAATAAAGATTCCTTGAACGATTTGGAGAGTGAATGA
- a CDS encoding arylamine N-acetyltransferase family protein, whose protein sequence is MKNLVSLFHKRIGMPNNETITFEKLAEVLEKTAQSIPFENLNIFEGKIQTITKENLMKKIVERNEGGLCYELNPFFYFYLLENGFNAVLTDGVVYNHAAEEYHQLGRTHVTILISHEEQTYLIDTGFGGNLPLKPVPLSGEIISSYNGEFRIKKVNHQYGNYCLEMKLKHKDRDWKIGYAFDSRKSIEDAAKLNEIQTIISEHPKSSFNKHPLLTRLTKNGNITLTDTTFTKWADGIISKEAINTEKYKGLAKQHFGL, encoded by the coding sequence ATGAAAAACCTAGTGTCATTATTTCATAAAAGAATAGGCATGCCGAATAATGAAACAATTACCTTCGAAAAATTAGCTGAGGTTCTAGAAAAAACAGCACAAAGCATCCCGTTCGAAAATTTAAATATTTTTGAAGGAAAAATACAAACAATTACCAAGGAAAACTTAATGAAGAAGATCGTGGAAAGAAATGAAGGCGGTCTTTGTTACGAATTAAATCCATTTTTCTATTTTTACCTATTAGAAAATGGATTTAACGCAGTCTTAACAGACGGTGTTGTTTATAACCATGCTGCAGAGGAATATCATCAACTTGGAAGGACGCATGTAACAATTCTTATTAGTCACGAGGAACAAACGTATTTAATTGACACGGGATTTGGCGGGAATTTACCGTTAAAACCAGTTCCTTTGTCCGGTGAAATCATATCATCTTATAATGGGGAGTTTAGAATTAAAAAAGTAAACCATCAATATGGTAATTATTGTTTAGAAATGAAATTAAAGCATAAAGATAGAGATTGGAAAATTGGATATGCTTTTGATTCCAGGAAATCTATTGAAGATGCAGCAAAATTGAATGAGATCCAAACAATTATTTCCGAACACCCGAAATCTTCATTTAACAAACATCCACTATTGACCCGACTTACCAAAAACGGAAATATCACCTTAACAGATACCACATTTACTAAATGGGCTGATGGAATTATTTCTAAAGAGGCCATTAATACCGAGAAATACAAAGGATTGGCAAAGCAACATTTTGGGCTGTGA